The region TTATTTCCAAGGAAGGGGTTCACTATAACGCTTAGTTAGAGGTAGCCGCCACCAGTGACCTCTGAAAATCTTAGCCAAGAGATAGAGATGTCcataaaaatcttgttctttaattatttatttgtggTATCATGAATagtaaaattatttatttgtggTGTCATGAATAGTAACGTTGAATTAAGTACATTATTGCAGAGTTACTACTAAAATGGGCATTTGCTGGCAAATGCAAATCTTTAAATATATTATTGTAGATTTAAGAGCAACATCAAAAGTTCCAAAGGAAATCGacgtacattttttttttcggtttccCTTATGGTGTCCGGTACCGCATTGGAGTCCCACTATATCCGGATTCGCGCTGCGTAGGGTCCCATtcgccggggggggggggggggggaaggcgCCCCTACCAAAGGATTTTTCCATAGCCAGggctcgaacccgagacctctgGTTATGGGAGGAGCAGCCCATCCGTTGCACCACTTTCTTTAGTGGTGACGTACATGcttttcatatacaaaaaaaCAATACTTAACTTGTTACCTTTTTTGGTCTCCTATAGGTATCCGGTATCCGCATTGAAGCTCTAACTAATTCGAATTTGTACCCCATAAGATTCATTTAAAGGAGAAACGCTcgctaaaatttttttttcatattcgGGGATCGAATTCAAGATCTCTCATTAAGAGTGGAGGGAGTCTATCCATCCCACCACAACTCATGTTGATATTAACTGTTACCTAACTtgtttggtctttttttttttttttacgactatattattcatgttattatttggatggttgttatcTATTGTATTGTATGCTATTGTTACTTTAAATATAATGTTTATTTTAATAgtagtttaaattttattgtgTCACGTCGTTAAATCCATCGTTATGTAACGATGAAGAGTATCATTTTATGTAACGACCTATTTGGTATGTTCACGTCattatcctttttcttttcttcttattttgctTTTGCTTTAATAATCCTATTATATCATTTACCTTATCCTTTTTTATAATAGTTCTACTTCGTATACCCTATTTTTCCTTATAATATTGTATGTAAGTTTATTCGTCAGATTAGTATAATGTGTGATATTATGTAACGACGTACGAGAAATGATACAAGCTATATATGAATGTTGCATTCGTCAAAACAATACAGTACAATGCGATAGAATACAAattatacaatacaatacattTTGGAACAATACGTAATAACCCTCCAACAAGCTAGTAACTAAGTCAAACAGATTCGATTTGCGTCGTTATCATCTCATTTTCTGGACTTTTAATCTTCtgtttctttgtttgtttgaacTCTCCATAGAAGTATGAGACGAAACcccaaagagagagaaaaagagaaagtcCCTTTTCACCAGAAAAtttctcattaaaaaaaattacgccTAATACCTCAGTAACTGGCAGTAAAACTGATATTATAACCCCAGACattaaagaagaagagaggTAAATAACTCCAACAGCACCTACAAAGAAACATTGCCAAATTATGGCACTCCATACTACCACTATATAATATCTAGCTTCTCCTAGGTTAAATTGTTTTGCTTCCCTTGAAATTGCCTGCACGATTTCAATCAATATTTTAATCCTTCATCTTCAAGGAGATCAATCTCTAAAGTAAAAAGAACTAGTATCAAGACTATAGAGATGGCAAACAATCGCGATCAATGGCAAAGTTGGGATTTCTACTAAGGGattcaaaaagtaaaaaagtaaacatgcaAAGAAGCTAAGAGGATTCGACACTTACTATATAGACGTAAAAAacaattttaaccttgtatacACATGTAATTTTCCTACAAAGGGtgttcggatgaacccccttCCGGTAACCTAACCCTGCACATGGacgtgacaagttatatgaattaaTGGAGGAGAATTTAGAGATCGCAATTTAGGGGGggaagaaggggggggggggggggggggtagatAGATCCATGTGGGTtgaaaatagagaaaatgatattttgagGCCAGGGACGAGGTTAACATGGGAAGTATGTGTTCGGCAGAATCCTAGTCCAAACCCTACACATTTGTTGATACTAAATATATACaggtataaattttaaattctaaatcGTCCTCTGGCGCGAGGCAAGTTAAAAAGATACCTGAAAGTCCTTATTGGCAATCATTCCTACAGTGCAAAAAGCAGTAGCAGCAAAACACATGACCATCTGAATCTCCAACACCAAAGTAGCAGTAATTGCCTGCTTTgccttcaaataaatcaactcaataaaAGGCAAAATAAGTCCATACAAAGCTGCAGCCAAAAGGGTCATAATAAAACCAAGAATATAGGCTTTACTAGTCACACCCTCGGGCCGATCACCGTTAGCCCGAATACCCAATAAAACCGCACCGACTATCAACAGAACCACCGCATTAATTGAGTACGGCGTAAACTTCACCTTCACTATGAAAAATGCACCTATAGCCGTAAAGGCAAGTTGAGCAGAGATAAGAAGTGTAGAAGTTGAAACGGGGAGTTTCGACGCGCCCCAGGTGTAGAGAAAAGTGTCAAGTCCCGTGAGAACGCCAATGATAAATGATGCAATGAAAATTCGGGGTGTTATAAAGTAAAACTTGGCATCAGAGCCCTCATTTTTTCGACGGTACAAGTATAGGAAGGCAAGTGGTATAAGGGTGAGTGGCCATCCACCGGTTTGTAACCAACTGTTAAGCCAAATTCTAGAACCTCCTTCGACAAAATATAGACGCAACATTAGTGGACCACCACATATGCCAACGGCCATTATCAGACTGTATATTATCAAGAGGAATCTCTTCATGTTAGTGCTTAATCCTTGATCTTCCATAATTTATTTTCCAGAGATTTGGATTTTTTTGCACTGGTTGTAATGGAAACTCTGCTTTTATAGTTGAGAAGAATTTGATTCCACTGCTACCATTGGTTTCACAAAATGGAGTGGTCCCTTTGAGACGGTTCATCTGTATAATTGTGGCCAAAAAGATACTATACTACCTAAAGTTTCAGGAATTGGATATGGTTGTGTTGTTTATATATACAAGCTTAATCATGTAGACAgacaagtatgtatatatgtgactATGTCTTACTTGTACAAAGTAAATTGGGCCCGCTACATCAATCATCATTGATTCTTGTTAACAGACAAGGGGTGAATatcattttctgtactcctcaactttgctttaaaaatcaaactccctcCTCAATTATGAATAATAGATATTCTCTCCCCTTATTCTTAGGCAATGTCTATTTTAGCCGGCTACTCTAACTGGTCGTACGTAGCAAATTCTCAATCCATTTTTCGGTTTATAGCGTCATACCTAATGGAAAAATCACTTTTTGGTGTAGGTCAATTTTATTGCCATATCTGTACTGCTGTAGTGTAGAATTTTGCATTTGATCTCCACTTGTTCTTTAAACCATAGTCAACTTGTGAAGAGAAAAATTGATTGAAAATAGCAAGGATATATGGGACAAAGGTTTCAGTCAACTTTGTCTTTTAATTGAATAATTGAAACTGGTCACTGATATGTCAACAATTTAAAGCTTTAATTTTCTTGTAGGAAGTGTGTCACGACAAGAACCTTGTAAACATATAGAGTACGAACAGAGCTGAACATATTAATGAGGCCAACAACTAGTATTAAGTGAGTGATTCCTGTAGGTGCCCAAAGTGATTCCAAATATGTGTTACAATCTCACTCTCAACAAATATATGTTGGATGGTTTCACATTTTGATAATAGCAATAGTGACATCTAGAGACAATATTGCTTCCAAACTTCTTACAAAAGTATTTaacttaaattcaaataaatacatataaatgaTTCTGCCATCGGAATGACACTGTTTTCTTTTAgtatacggaaaagggccaaagaTGCCCTTAAACTAtgcaaaatgaacaaaaatgCCCTCCATTCATAGTCTGGTCTAAAAATGTCCTTAACTATGCGAAATGAATAAAGATGCCCTCAATTCACATTTTAGTtcaaaaatgcccttaaactatgcgaaattgaacaaaaatgcccctattgttacttaattgggtcaaaatgccctttttctaataaacatattgtttcttttctttttaaacacattttttaaataaaaaatatcactttaaaagaaaccttttcttgtttcttttcttttaaaatccctttaactaataaaaaagtgggaagtgattttttttttttttttctcaattaaaataaaattaccccATGTACTTTTTTAACTTataaaatagtcaaatatataATTCATAGTAACCCATCATTAATTTTCCTTTATATAACGATAAAACTTTTTCCTAATAAAATAGGAAATATTTTTAATTCTTAATATTTTTCCGAATTGAAGTAGTATAAGCATTTGCTAATATAATCCTtagttttaaagttaaaatgaaAAGAGGGTCAACAATAACTCAATCGATGATATCTTAAAGATATTTTGTGATTTAAAGCAATGtaataaattttcttattttatggTATTATGATTGTTATATCTTAACTTTAAAACCAAGTATTAGCAAAAGTACATGATTTATGACATTACGATTGTTGTATCTAttttattaggaaaaagaattttatcgttatttaaatgaaaattaatgatgGGTTACTGTGACTTATATATATGACCTATATTATCAGTTAAAAAAGTACATggggtaattttattttaattgatgaaatgaaattaggaaaaaaaattacttaccacttttttatttagttaaaggaattttaaaagaaaagaaacaagaaaaggtttattttataataatattttcatttaaaaaatgtgtttaaaagaaaagaaacaatatgTTTATTGGGAAAAGGGCATTTTTGACGCAATTAAGTAACAATAGggcatttttgttcaatttcatATGGTTTAAGGGAA is a window of Lycium ferocissimum isolate CSIRO_LF1 chromosome 12, AGI_CSIRO_Lferr_CH_V1, whole genome shotgun sequence DNA encoding:
- the LOC132039975 gene encoding purine permease 3-like; translation: MEDQGLSTNMKRFLLIIYSLIMAVGICGGPLMLRLYFVEGGSRIWLNSWLQTGGWPLTLIPLAFLYLYRRKNEGSDAKFYFITPRIFIASFIIGVLTGLDTFLYTWGASKLPVSTSTLLISAQLAFTAIGAFFIVKVKFTPYSINAVVLLIVGAVLLGIRANGDRPEGVTSKAYILGFIMTLLAAALYGLILPFIELIYLKAKQAITATLVLEIQMVMCFAATAFCTVGMIANKDFQAISREAKQFNLGEARYYIVVVWSAIIWQCFFVGAVGVIYLSSSLMSGVIISVLLPVTEVLGVIFFNEKFSGEKGLSLFLSLWGFVSYFYGEFKQTKKQKIKSPENEMITTQIESV